DNA from Canis lupus familiaris isolate Mischka breed German Shepherd chromosome 9, alternate assembly UU_Cfam_GSD_1.0, whole genome shotgun sequence:
TGTGCAGGTCACCATCGGAATGCTCCTGCTATCCGGAGACCCCTGCTTCAAGACGTGAGTGTGGGTGCAGGCTGAGGGAGTGTTGCACAGGGACTcttccctcctctgggctctTGGGCTCCCCTGTCTTTGACCCCGAATGTGGGGCACCCCAGTCACAGCCATCTGTTCTCCCCAGGCCACCATCCACTGCCAAGTCCATCTCCATCCCAGGCCAGGACTCCTCCCTGCAGCTGACGCGCAAGGGTGGTGGGACCAACAATGGCACCAACTCCCTCACAGGGTCCCGGCCCCCCAAGGCGAGGCCAACCATCCTTGGCTCAGGTACCGTTCCCCACCTGCCTTCCCTGTCCTTCCCTGTGGCCTAGGGCTCATCTCTGTATCTCCAGGTCCCAAGAGGGACACTTGCTGAGAAGACAGAGGTGGTGGGAGGGTGTTTATGCCCTTCCATCAGGCCCATGACTGAGCCCTTCCCagtgctgggccctgggatcacagcaGGGAGGCCCCGTCTTGCAGGAGAGACAGGAgtcaatcagacaagaaataagtcAATGTCACCTAAAGAGTGACAAGGACTTAGAGTGACAAGAGCTGTGACAGGCACGGAAAGCATCTGCCTGAAAACAACCAAGGAAGCCACtctgaaaaggtgacatttgcGCTGAATCTGAGGTGTGGGGGGCAGTGTTCCTGGCAGAGGGATGTGCCATGAACTCTTGCTCTCCCACTTGCGTCACCAGGCCTGGCCATTTTGCCAGTCCAATCTCAGCACCCTCCCCTGGCTAATTGTGTCAGCATTAGTAACTACAACCTGGGTTGCTTTGGAAATGAGctgatgcctggcacatagtatgtacTCTGTGCATTTCCCAGTGCTGGGTTTCTACTAAATTGTCATGATTACTAATGCTATAAAAAATGCAAACGTCTGAATACCCAGAGGAGACAGCATGGTGATTAGGATGAGGAGGTGCTACGTGAGAAGGTTTCAGCCTCCCCTGCCACCTCATGTCTGGTGCTGTACGTGGCAAAGTAGGGGCCCCCTGGTACTCTGCCCCTGGGGGTGAGCTCGCCTCTGGGAGGCAGACTGCCCCCAAGCTGATTAGGGAGCAGGGCAGCACCTGCCACCCTAATTTGCACCACAAGAGCAATTAGAGAGGGCGCAgggccttgggtggctcagcggatgttTGTGGAGTGATTCTGCCCCCAGGACTGCTGGGAGCAGTGAGGGCCTGCCTGACCTCAAGGGCTAGCTTTCCTTCCACTCCCATTCTTCCTGTAGACTCAGCCAGGGAAGGCCCACAGCTGAAAGCTGGGGTTCAGGCCTGCCTCAGCCTGGTGACTGCACGCTAAAACAAGGACTTCCCAATGCCAACACCACTGCTCTCTTTAGCTtcagggggagggggggtctcCCAGGCAGGGTAGGGCTTGAGCCGCCTATATGCTTCTGTAGCTGATTTTCTACCCTTCCCCTCCTGCAACCACCCATCTGCAGAGCACCTGTCTTGAGAAACCCTGTGGCTTTGGGTGGGGACCCAGGCAGGCCTGAGGTCCAGCCTAAGGCCTGGTGGGCTCTTCTCCAAGGAGGGGCATGGATGAGATGGGTTCTTCCTTCCTATGAGCAGAACTTGGTGGGCAGGCACTCAAGGAGCCCAGAGTGGATCCCACCTGGGTCTCTTGCGCCTCCTGCTGGTGAGTGCCAGAAAGTTTGTTTCGAAGTTGGGCTTATGGGTGACTTGGGACCAGACTGTTGGCCACTCCTCATTCCCCTTACTGTctcactccagccacactgacctaAGCTCATCcaagcctcagggcctttgcttcACTGTTCCTCTGTCTGGAAGGCTGTTTTTCTGAAGGCTTCTGTGGCTTGTTCCCTCCCATGCCTCCTGAAGGCCTCCCATTAAGGCCACCTTCAGAGAAGTTTTCCCTGATCCCAGACCAGGTCAAACCCCCATACACACTGCTCCCTGCTCTGTACCACTCACCTCAGTTGTGGTTAAtggtggatcttttttttttcccccaacattcTCCCTTCCCACTGGCCTGTGGCACTTCATCTTCTATTTACAGCATCAGTGGGGTGCCGTGTGCAGAGAAGGTCCTCACAGATATTTGTGGAGTGAACCAGCCTGGGCCCCCGGGGTGACTGTGGTGGGAGCAGGACCTCTGTTTTTGTCTGTTAAATGGGAAACACGCAGTGCACCTCCCCTACCCCTCGCTCCCACCAGCTCCCAGAAAGGACACATGCAGATGGCAAGGGCTGACACTGCCAGTAAGCCTACCCTCTCCCCGCTTTTCAGGGGTGCCAGAGGAGCCTGAACAGAACCTGTCCAGCCCCGAGGAGGTGTTCCATTCTGGCCACTCCCGCAACTCCAGCTATGCCAGCCAGCAGTCCAAGATCTCTGGTGAGTGCCTGCCTGGCCCCATGCCCAGGTCTTTCACATTTCTGGCCGATACCCCCATAACAAGCCTCCCCAAATGCTCATCAGGCTACAGCACGGAACACTCGCGCTCCTCCAGCCTCTCAGACTTGACGCACCGCCGCAATACGTCCACCAGCAGCAGTGCCTCTGGTGGCCTCAGCGTGACTGTGGAGGCCCCTGAGGGCAGTGAGCGTGAGCACCGGCCCCCTGAGAAGCCACCACGGCCGCCACGGCCCCATCTGTCTGACCGTTCATTTCGGTAAGTACCACTCCCCAATGGTCCTGGAGAATAGATCCTTCCTGGGGGTACCTCGAACTTCTGCTTCTTTACCTATAGCATGGAAACAGCAGGGTCCCACTTCAGAGGGTTGGCTGGTGACAATTCAGCTGGTGGATGCACATACAGGGCACAGCCTGGGCCTGGCAGGCAAATGCTGTTGTACATGGCTTAGTGACCTAGGGCCCCTGTTTACACCATGTGGCCTCTCAGAGGCAAAGGTTAGGTAACTTCTCAGGGTCTCTAGATCCTCATCCATAAAACAGGTCATGGCCCCTACCCTGGGTACTGAGGGGAGGGTTAGATGAGCACACCTGGGAATGAGTTCTTGGGTGCCCTCAGAGCAGCCTGAGTCCTGTAGGTGCCCACCACTGTCATCCTCATGCCTATCACTGGCTGGACTGCTGTGACTCTGCCCTGCCCTACCCCAGGCGGAAGAAGGACTCTGTGGAGAGCCACCCGACCTGGGTGGATGACACTCGGATCGACGCAGATGACATTGTGGAGAAGATCATGCAAAGCCAGGACTTTACGGACGGCAGCAACACTGAGGGTGAGCTGCCCACGTGGGGAGGACTGGGAGACTATGCCACTTGCTTCAGGGCTTCCCCAGCTGCTCCTGCTTCACTCAGCCTCCATCCTTCCCTGTGTCCCCACAGACAGCAATCTCCGGCTGTTCGTGAGCCGTGATGGATCCACCACGCTGAGTGGCATCCAGCTGGCCAACAGGTAGGAGTCACAGCTAGGAGTCACAGCTCAGGGATGGGTCACTAGGGTGGCTACTGAGGGCACAATGGTGAGAGCACGGTCTCTATAGACACTCacctggctttgttctttttgtttttaaagattttatttatttattagagagagaggcaagagacaggcagagggagaagtaggctccatgcagggagcccaatgtgagactcgatcctaggactccaggatcacaccctgggctgaaggcaggcactaaaccgctgagccacccaggtgtcctccatcACCTGGTTTTGTATAGCAATTCTTACCACCACAGTGTTACCGTGGACCGCTCActtctctctgaacctcatttttCCTATTTGTCAAATGGCCTGGACCATCACATCTCACCTAGAAACCTGGGACAGCACCCTGGGGTTGGTTCTGAGGGTTCCAAGGGTAGCCTTGGGCAGTGCCTAGTGCAGGGCTTGGCACACAGCAGAGGCTGTAGCTGTCTTTATTttggatcctgcttttcccttccttctggaTCTGGGCACCcttaaaaatgatgatgatgacccATTTATCAAGTTAATATTGAGCATGAGCCACACACCAAGCAAAGCACTGAgctaggtgctgggaatacaGCAGTGGGCACCGCAGATCTGTGCCTGCATGATGTTTACATATGAGGGAGTGGCAGGCCCAACGTGGTGCTTCAACTACAGTTTGTAGTGTCTTCTTGGGATCATTCATTTGTACCATGTTTACTGGTTCACtgaaggaatgagtgaatgagtagaGGAGCTCCCCATGTGCAGGGCTATGCTGACTGAAGCCTTATCCCCTGTTTCCGGGGGCTGGCCAGGAAGGTGCTCATTTAATTAACATCAAGGTTGGGGTGGGGAAGATGGAGACCTGGCGGGGCTGCGCAGGGTCCCCGACCTTCCCTCTGGTGCTGCTATGCTGACACCTGCTGGCCGAGGCTCAGAATTGCAGCTGCCGTCCCCAGGTGGCTTCCTGGGCTGTTCCAGTGAGGTGGGCAATGGTAAAACAAAAGGCACCTCCTTGGAGGTTTACAAACCCCTCCCTAGCCCCCTCTGGCAGTGAGGAAACGATTTCAGAGGATGGAAGAAACCAGTTTAATCAGGAGCAAGGTCTTAGCAGAGCTGCCCACCAGCCCTGAGTGTCCATGACCCTGTGGGTGGGCCTGGCTTCAGGAGAGAGAAGAGCCAGTAAGGCTCCCCGGCCTTCTGTCCTCTTGGCAAACTTCATAATCCCtctccttcagtttcttcatctgtcaaatggggcaGCGGGCAGTCTTTGCCTGCCAGGGTTGCCATGAGGATGGGTGAGGCACAGCTCATAGCAGCTCTGAAATCCCACAGACTTCCATAGGTAATGTCTCTGTTGTGTTGGGTGAGTAactcaacttctctgagcctcaatttacCTCTCTGTGAAACAGGGCGGGTTAGTTCAGAGTGCCAACTTGTGCAGTAGTTCTGAGGGCCTGCCCCAGAAGGGCATCTAGGAGGACAGGCTGACCTGTTTCTCTTCTCCCCTACCCTGCAGGGTCTCCTCTGGGGTCTATGAGCCTGTTGTGATTGAAAGCCATTGAGGAGCGGGTGTCCAGGCTGGAGAAGGGCCCTGCCTTTGCGGGCATCCAGGCCCGCATCATTCCACGAGGGACCTTCCCCTTCGGATCGCCATCCGCACCACATCTCATCTGTGCCTCCTCCATGCACTCCAGCCCCACTCCTGCCCCAAAGCATCATTCCATTGTCCTCCCATCCAAACCGGGACCCTCCTGGCCCACCAGGCCCCCGGCACCACTGTGAATATTCTCCTTTGAACCACTAGGGGGCAGGATGTGCAGGTCCATGAAGCAGGTGGACAAGACAAAGATGGCCAGGACTGCCCCGCTGGAGACCAGTTTTGGCCCCTCCGCGAGGACATGCAGCGGCACCCACCTGCAGGGATGCCTGTGGCTGAGGGGCCCCTAGCCCTGTGTCCCTGCTCATTCTGGGAGCATCAGCTTAGCCATGCCCTGGCCGGGCCTTGCTCTACTGCCCCCTTGCCCTTGGGAGGGCCAGTCCACCCCTGAATCCTGCCACCATGGCCGTCTGACTGCTTTAGTGCTTCCGCTGTCCCTTCCCTGTGTCCTGGGGGACCCGCTGGCGGCCTTCTCCTGGGAACCAAGACCTCAGACCCATCCACACTCCAGACTGAGACCCCCACCCCAACGAATGTTCTCCTGCTGCCCTGGCAGCCTGCACTTTGCACACGCTTGCCTACAGCACAGCCCCACTGGCCCTTGTCTGCCTTTCCCTTGAGCCCTTCACAAGGGTTTTTGGGCACTGCTTGCTGTGCGGTCAGTGCCTGCCCCTGGCAGCCCGGCTGGAACGTGGCACTGCCTC
Protein-coding regions in this window:
- the FAM102A gene encoding protein FAM102A isoform X1, which produces MAFLMKKKKFKFQTTFTLEELTAVPFVNGVLFCKVRLLDGGDFVSLSSRRSRWLCQNRSKLLSLRAALNSWQEADAAGLPRWPRRWDGSSTAPRPLDGRLGWSPGEEVQENCVRWRKRFTFVCKMSANPATGLLDPCIFRVSVRKELKGGKAYSKLGFADLNLAEFAGSGSTVRCCLLEGYDTKNTRQDNSILKVTIGMLLLSGDPCFKTPPSTAKSISIPGQDSSLQLTRKGGGTNNGTNSLTGSRPPKARPTILGSGVPEEPEQNLSSPEEVFHSGHSRNSSYASQQSKISGYSTEHSRSSSLSDLTHRRNTSTSSSASGGLSVTVEAPEGSEREHRPPEKPPRPPRPHLSDRSFRRKKDSVESHPTWVDDTRIDADDIVEKIMQSQDFTDGSNTEDSNLRLFVSRDGSTTLSGIQLANRVSSGVYEPVVIESH
- the FAM102A gene encoding protein FAM102A isoform X2; this translates as MAFLMKKKKFKFQTTFTLEELTAVPFVNGVLFCKVRLLDGGDFVSLSSREEVQENCVRWRKRFTFVCKMSANPATGLLDPCIFRVSVRKELKGGKAYSKLGFADLNLAEFAGSGSTVRCCLLEGYDTKNTRQDNSILKVTIGMLLLSGDPCFKTPPSTAKSISIPGQDSSLQLTRKGGGTNNGTNSLTGSRPPKARPTILGSGVPEEPEQNLSSPEEVFHSGHSRNSSYASQQSKISGYSTEHSRSSSLSDLTHRRNTSTSSSASGGLSVTVEAPEGSEREHRPPEKPPRPPRPHLSDRSFRRKKDSVESHPTWVDDTRIDADDIVEKIMQSQDFTDGSNTEDSNLRLFVSRDGSTTLSGIQLANRVSSGVYEPVVIESH